A DNA window from Streptomyces parvus contains the following coding sequences:
- a CDS encoding bifunctional adenosylcobinamide kinase/adenosylcobinamide-phosphate guanylyltransferase → MELTLLGTGAPDGLPRPSCPCAVCASARGPWARAATALLVDDALLLDLTPGAVFAAARAGRSLGAVRQVLLTHPHDGPAVELPALLPPAGRVPDGQVLTLISGHRVRAVAMDAPGTGYEVTSPEGERLLYLPPGAAPSGLPERVERPYEMVVLDVIGRPDAVARLRAAGAVGPTTEVIAVHLDHDAPPGPALERRLAAGGARAVPDGTTLVVGEYHAVPDVPRRVLVTGGARSGKSLEAEQRLEAFPEVVYVATGGRRDGDPEWAARIGLHRERRPGAWRTEETCELTELLGADGPPLLIDCLSLWLTDAMDRVGAWEDERWQDGGEAALRERVAALVAAVRGTRRPVVLVTNEVGSGVVPATAAGRRFRDELGRLNAAVAAECEQVLLVVAGQVLVLRG, encoded by the coding sequence GTGGAACTGACACTGCTCGGCACCGGAGCCCCTGACGGGCTGCCGCGCCCCTCCTGCCCCTGCGCGGTCTGCGCCTCGGCCCGCGGCCCGTGGGCGCGGGCCGCGACGGCCTTGCTGGTCGACGACGCGCTGCTGCTGGACCTCACCCCCGGCGCGGTGTTCGCGGCCGCCCGCGCGGGGCGTTCGCTGGGCGCGGTCCGCCAGGTGCTGCTGACCCACCCGCACGACGGGCCCGCCGTCGAACTGCCCGCCCTGCTGCCCCCCGCCGGGCGGGTCCCGGACGGCCAGGTCCTGACGCTGATCAGCGGGCACCGGGTGCGGGCGGTGGCGATGGACGCCCCGGGGACCGGCTACGAGGTGACCTCCCCTGAGGGCGAGCGGCTGCTGTACCTGCCGCCGGGGGCCGCCCCCTCCGGGCTGCCCGAGCGGGTGGAGCGGCCGTACGAGATGGTCGTCCTCGATGTGATCGGGCGCCCCGACGCGGTGGCCCGACTGCGGGCGGCGGGCGCGGTCGGGCCGACCACCGAGGTCATCGCGGTCCACCTGGACCACGACGCCCCGCCGGGTCCGGCGCTGGAGCGGCGGCTCGCGGCGGGCGGGGCGCGGGCGGTGCCGGACGGGACGACGCTGGTGGTGGGCGAGTACCACGCGGTGCCGGACGTGCCGCGCCGGGTGCTGGTGACGGGGGGCGCGCGGTCGGGGAAGTCGCTGGAGGCGGAGCAGCGTCTGGAGGCGTTCCCGGAGGTGGTGTACGTGGCGACCGGCGGCCGGCGCGACGGGGACCCGGAGTGGGCGGCCCGGATCGGACTGCACCGGGAGCGCAGGCCGGGCGCCTGGCGGACCGAGGAGACCTGCGAACTCACGGAGCTGCTGGGGGCGGACGGGCCGCCGCTGCTGATCGACTGCCTGTCGCTGTGGCTGACCGACGCGATGGACCGGGTGGGGGCCTGGGAGGACGAGCGGTGGCAGGACGGCGGCGAGGCGGCGTTGCGGGAGCGGGTCGCGGCGCTGGTCGCCGCGGTGCGCGGGACCCGGCGGCCGGTGGTGCTGGTGACCAACGAGGTGGGGTCGGGGGTGGTCCCGGCGACGGCGGCGGGGCGGCGGTTCCGGGACGAGCTGGGGCGGCTGAACGCGGCAGTGGCGGCCGAGTGCGAGCAGGTGCTGCTGGTGGTGGCGGGGCAGGTGCTGGTGCTGCGGGGGTAA
- the cobT gene encoding nicotinate-nucleotide--dimethylbenzimidazole phosphoribosyltransferase, translating into MNLDDFSDLIQRPDGGVRRDAEERRERLTVPPGALGRLDELGEWLSAAQQSVPVRAVEQPRLVLFAGDHGVAELGVSGRPAGSAYELVRAVLDGSSPVAVLARRFSVPTRIVDVCLDCDPELLPESVVRHRVRRGSGRIDVEDAMTAEEAERAIRLGMAIADEEADSGTDLVVLGDLSVGGTTAAATLVAALCGTDASVVTGRGGAGIDDLAWMRKCAAIRDALRRARPVLGDQVELLATSGGADLAAMTGFLLQSAVRRMPVILDGVVSAACALVAQRAAFRAPDWWLAGQVSGEPAQSKALDRMALTPLLDHGVTVGEGSGALLALPLVRAAAALAAELPEREPEKAVDEDEEAEAEKASESEDAAAVDRA; encoded by the coding sequence GTGAACCTGGACGACTTCTCCGACCTGATCCAACGCCCCGACGGGGGTGTGCGGCGCGATGCCGAGGAGCGGCGCGAGCGGCTGACCGTCCCCCCGGGAGCGCTCGGGCGCCTGGACGAGCTGGGCGAGTGGCTCAGCGCCGCGCAGCAGTCCGTGCCGGTCAGGGCCGTCGAGCAGCCGCGTCTGGTGCTCTTCGCCGGTGACCACGGGGTGGCGGAGCTGGGCGTCTCGGGCCGGCCCGCGGGCAGCGCGTACGAGCTGGTGCGGGCCGTCCTGGACGGGTCGAGCCCGGTCGCGGTGCTGGCCCGGCGGTTCTCGGTGCCGACGCGGATCGTGGACGTCTGCCTGGACTGCGATCCGGAGCTGCTGCCCGAGTCCGTGGTGCGGCACCGGGTGCGGCGGGGTTCGGGGCGGATCGACGTCGAGGACGCGATGACCGCGGAGGAGGCCGAGCGGGCGATCCGCCTCGGCATGGCGATCGCCGACGAGGAGGCGGACTCCGGCACCGATCTGGTGGTGCTCGGCGACCTCAGCGTGGGCGGCACGACGGCCGCGGCCACCCTGGTCGCCGCGCTCTGCGGAACGGACGCCTCCGTGGTGACCGGGCGCGGCGGCGCGGGCATCGACGACCTGGCGTGGATGCGGAAGTGCGCGGCGATCAGGGACGCGTTGCGCCGGGCCCGGCCGGTGCTGGGCGACCAGGTGGAGCTGCTGGCCACGTCGGGCGGGGCGGACCTGGCGGCGATGACGGGGTTCCTGCTGCAGAGCGCGGTGCGCCGGATGCCGGTGATCCTGGACGGGGTCGTCTCGGCGGCCTGCGCGCTGGTGGCGCAGCGGGCGGCGTTCCGGGCGCCGGACTGGTGGCTGGCCGGCCAGGTCAGCGGGGAGCCCGCGCAGTCGAAGGCGCTGGACCGGATGGCCCTGACCCCGCTGCTGGACCACGGGGTGACGGTGGGCGAGGGCAGCGGAGCGCTGCTGGCCCTGCCGCTGGTGCGGGCCGCGGCGGCGCTGGCCGCCGAACTCCCGGAGCGTGAGCCGGAGAAGGCGGTGGACGAGGACGAGGAGGCCGAGGCCGAGAAGGCGTCGGAGTCCGAGGACGCGGCAGCCGTCGACCGGGCCTGA
- a CDS encoding adenosylcobinamide-GDP ribazoletransferase has product MTSLNSHGIRFAFGTLTALPVRVTRWDRATARSGMLCAPLAGLVVGLLAAALGSLSLLAGSGPLLAAVASTAVPAALTRGLHLDGLADTADGLGSGKPAEDALRIMKQSDIGPFGVITLLLALLAQVAVLFELYGEGWAHGALGTVVAAVAARLALTLASRQGVPAARPEGLGAAVAGTVPAGRALLAAAVTVALCAAAGAVFGPYGALHHGLAVLGALAAAELLLRHCVRRFGGVTGDVFGGVEEAAATAALVVLALGA; this is encoded by the coding sequence GTGACCTCCCTGAACAGCCACGGCATACGTTTCGCCTTCGGCACCCTGACCGCCCTGCCGGTCCGGGTGACCCGCTGGGACCGCGCGACCGCCCGCTCCGGCATGCTCTGCGCCCCGCTCGCCGGCCTCGTCGTGGGGCTGCTCGCCGCCGCCCTCGGCTCGCTGTCGCTGCTGGCCGGCTCCGGGCCGCTGCTCGCCGCGGTGGCCTCCACCGCGGTGCCGGCCGCCCTCACCCGGGGGCTGCATCTGGACGGCCTGGCGGACACGGCGGACGGCCTCGGCAGTGGGAAGCCGGCCGAGGACGCGCTGCGGATCATGAAGCAGTCCGACATTGGGCCGTTCGGTGTCATCACGCTGCTCCTGGCGCTGCTGGCGCAGGTCGCGGTCCTCTTCGAGCTGTACGGGGAGGGCTGGGCGCACGGGGCCCTCGGGACCGTCGTCGCGGCCGTCGCCGCCCGCCTGGCGCTGACCCTGGCGTCCCGTCAGGGCGTCCCGGCGGCCCGGCCGGAGGGGCTCGGGGCGGCGGTGGCGGGCACGGTTCCGGCCGGGCGGGCGCTGCTCGCGGCAGCGGTGACGGTGGCGCTGTGCGCGGCGGCGGGCGCCGTGTTCGGGCCGTACGGGGCGCTGCACCACGGGCTTGCGGTGCTCGGCGCCCTCGCCGCCGCCGAACTGCTGCTGCGGCACTGCGTACGGCGGTTCGGCGGGGTCACCGGGGATGTCTTCGGCGGCGTCGAGGAGGCCGCGGCGACGGCGGCCCTGGTGGTGCTGGCGCTCGGGGCCTGA
- a CDS encoding leucyl aminopeptidase — protein MTALTLSTAGAATLRADALVVGVAKGVKGPVLAPGSEAVDKAFDGKLAAVLATLGATGAEGELTKLPAASGLKAPVVVAVGLGPVPDKEDAYDAEALRRAAGTAARALSGSKKAGFALPAGSVEDAAAVAEGALLGSYAFTAYQGGENKLAPKEAKSKDSGPKQPLAEVALLGGKPRDKAYKAAVERALALVEEINRARDLINTPPNDLYPESFAAVATAAGKEHGIKVQVLDEKALVKGGYGGLLGVGQGSTHGPRLVKLAYTHPKAEKTLALVGKGITYDSGGISLKPAGHNETMKCDMSGAAAVFAAVVTAARLGLKVNVTGWLALAENMPSGNATRPGDVLRMYSGKTVEVLNTDAEGRLVLADALTRASEEKPDAIVDVATLTGAMVLALGNRTFGIMANDDAFRTSIHEIADEVGEASWPMPLPADLRKGMDSPTADIANMGERMGGGLVAGLFLKEFVGEGIAWAHLDIAGPAFHEGAPYGYTPKGGTGSAVRTLVRLAERTADGDLG, from the coding sequence GTGACTGCTCTCACTCTCAGCACTGCCGGTGCGGCGACGCTGCGCGCCGACGCACTCGTCGTCGGCGTCGCCAAGGGCGTCAAGGGACCGGTCCTGGCACCCGGCTCCGAGGCCGTGGACAAGGCGTTCGACGGCAAGCTCGCCGCCGTCCTCGCGACCCTGGGTGCCACCGGTGCCGAGGGCGAACTGACCAAGCTGCCCGCCGCGTCCGGCCTCAAGGCCCCGGTCGTCGTCGCGGTCGGCCTCGGTCCGGTCCCGGACAAGGAGGACGCCTACGACGCCGAGGCGCTGCGCCGCGCCGCGGGCACCGCGGCCCGTGCGCTGTCCGGCTCGAAGAAGGCGGGCTTCGCGCTGCCCGCCGGCTCCGTCGAGGACGCGGCCGCCGTCGCCGAGGGCGCGCTCCTCGGCTCCTACGCCTTCACCGCCTACCAGGGCGGCGAGAACAAGCTGGCCCCCAAGGAAGCCAAGTCCAAGGACAGCGGCCCGAAGCAGCCGCTCGCCGAGGTGGCCCTGCTCGGCGGCAAGCCGCGCGACAAGGCCTACAAGGCGGCCGTCGAGCGTGCCCTGGCCCTGGTCGAGGAGATCAACCGGGCCCGCGACCTCATCAACACCCCGCCGAACGACCTGTACCCCGAGTCCTTCGCCGCCGTGGCCACCGCCGCGGGCAAGGAGCACGGCATCAAGGTCCAGGTCCTCGACGAGAAGGCCCTCGTCAAGGGCGGCTACGGCGGCCTCCTCGGCGTCGGCCAGGGCTCCACGCACGGCCCGCGCCTGGTGAAGCTCGCCTATACGCACCCGAAGGCGGAGAAGACCCTGGCCCTCGTGGGCAAGGGCATCACCTACGACTCGGGCGGCATCTCGCTCAAGCCGGCCGGCCACAACGAGACGATGAAGTGCGACATGAGCGGCGCCGCCGCCGTGTTCGCCGCCGTCGTCACGGCCGCCCGCCTGGGCCTGAAGGTCAACGTCACCGGCTGGCTGGCGCTGGCCGAGAACATGCCCTCCGGCAACGCCACCCGCCCCGGTGACGTGCTGCGCATGTACAGCGGCAAGACCGTCGAGGTCCTCAACACCGACGCCGAGGGCCGGCTCGTCCTGGCCGACGCGCTGACCCGCGCCTCGGAGGAGAAGCCCGACGCGATCGTCGACGTGGCGACCCTGACCGGTGCGATGGTGCTGGCGCTCGGCAACCGCACCTTCGGCATCATGGCCAACGACGACGCCTTCCGTACGTCGATCCACGAGATCGCCGACGAGGTCGGTGAGGCCTCCTGGCCGATGCCGCTCCCCGCCGACCTGCGCAAGGGCATGGACTCCCCCACCGCCGACATCGCCAACATGGGCGAGCGGATGGGCGGCGGCCTGGTCGCCGGTCTCTTCCTGAAGGAGTTCGTGGGCGAGGGCATCGCCTGGGCGCACCTGGACATCGCGGGTCCGGCCTTCCACGAGGGCGCCCCGTACGGCTACACCCCCAAGGGCGGCACCGGCTCCGCGGTCCGCACGCTGGTGCGGCTCGCCGAGCGCACCGCCGACGGCGACCTGGGCTGA
- the lpdA gene encoding dihydrolipoyl dehydrogenase — MANDASTVFDLVILGGGSGGYAAALRGAQLGLDVALIEKGKVGGTCLHNGCIPTKALLHAGEIADQARESAQFGVKATFEGIDMEAVNKYKDDVISGLYKGLQGLIASRKVHYIEGEGKLSSPTSVDVNGQRVQGRHVLLATGSVPKSLPGLEIDGNRIISSDHALKLDRVPKSAIVLGGGVIGVEFASAWKSFGTEVTIVEGLKHLVPVEDENSSKLLERAFRKRGIKFNLGTFFDKAEYTQDGVRVTLADGKTFEAEILLVAIGRGPVSQGLGYEEQGVAMDRGYVLVDEYMQTNVPTISAVGDLVPTLQLAHVGFAEGILVAERLAGLKTVPVDYDGVPKVTYCHPEVASVGITEAKAKEIYGADKVVALKYNLAGNGKSKILKTAGEIKLVQVKDGAVVGVHMVGDRMGEQVGEAQLIYNWEALPAEVAQLIHAHPTQNEAMGEAHLALAGKPLHAHD, encoded by the coding sequence GTGGCGAACGACGCCAGCACCGTTTTCGACCTAGTGATCCTCGGCGGTGGCAGTGGCGGTTACGCCGCGGCCCTGCGCGGAGCGCAGCTGGGCCTGGACGTCGCCCTGATCGAGAAGGGCAAGGTCGGCGGCACCTGCCTGCACAACGGCTGCATCCCCACGAAGGCCCTGCTGCACGCGGGCGAGATCGCTGACCAGGCCCGTGAGTCGGCCCAGTTCGGCGTGAAGGCCACCTTCGAGGGCATCGACATGGAGGCCGTCAACAAGTACAAGGACGATGTGATCTCGGGCCTGTACAAGGGTCTGCAGGGTCTCATCGCCTCGCGCAAGGTCCACTACATCGAGGGTGAGGGCAAGCTCTCCTCGCCCACCTCGGTCGACGTGAACGGCCAGCGCGTCCAGGGCCGCCACGTGCTGCTGGCGACCGGCTCCGTGCCGAAGTCGCTGCCCGGCCTGGAGATCGACGGCAACCGGATCATCTCCTCGGACCACGCGCTGAAGCTCGACCGCGTCCCGAAGTCGGCGATCGTGCTGGGCGGCGGCGTCATCGGCGTCGAGTTCGCCTCGGCGTGGAAGTCCTTCGGCACCGAGGTCACGATCGTCGAGGGCCTCAAGCACCTCGTCCCGGTCGAGGACGAGAACAGCTCCAAGCTTCTTGAGCGCGCGTTCCGCAAGCGCGGCATCAAGTTCAACCTCGGCACCTTCTTCGACAAGGCCGAGTACACGCAGGACGGCGTCCGGGTGACGCTCGCCGACGGCAAGACCTTCGAGGCGGAGATCCTCCTCGTCGCGATCGGCCGCGGCCCGGTCTCGCAGGGCCTCGGCTACGAGGAGCAGGGCGTCGCGATGGACCGCGGCTATGTCCTGGTCGACGAGTACATGCAGACCAACGTCCCGACGATCTCGGCCGTGGGCGACCTCGTCCCCACCCTCCAGCTCGCCCACGTCGGCTTCGCCGAGGGCATCCTGGTGGCGGAGCGTCTGGCCGGTCTCAAGACCGTCCCGGTCGACTACGACGGCGTGCCCAAGGTGACGTACTGCCACCCCGAGGTCGCCTCCGTCGGCATCACCGAGGCGAAGGCCAAGGAGATCTACGGCGCGGACAAGGTCGTCGCCCTCAAGTACAACCTCGCGGGCAACGGCAAGAGCAAGATCCTGAAGACCGCGGGCGAGATCAAGCTCGTCCAGGTCAAGGACGGTGCCGTGGTCGGCGTCCACATGGTGGGCGACCGCATGGGCGAGCAGGTCGGCGAAGCCCAGCTGATCTACAACTGGGAGGCGCTGCCCGCCGAGGTCGCCCAGCTCATCCACGCACACCCGACGCAGAACGAGGCGATGGGCGAGGCTCACCTGGCGCTGGCCGGCAAGCCCCTCCACGCCCACGACTGA
- the sucB gene encoding 2-oxoglutarate dehydrogenase, E2 component, dihydrolipoamide succinyltransferase: MSVSVTLPALGESVTEGTVTRWLKAEGERVEADEPLLEVSTDKVDTEIPAPASGVLASIKVAEDETVEVGAELAVIDDGSGAPAEAAAPAAEPAATPAPQAEEAPTAPSTETEAPAQAPTAEATTGGSSAEGTDVTLPALGESVTEGTVTRWLKEVGEEVAEDEPLLEVSTDKVDTEIPAPVAGVLLEIVVGEDETAEVGAKLAVIGAPGAAPAAAPAQPAAPAQEAPKAEAPKAEAPKQEAPKQEAPEAPAPAPAAPAPAQAPSAPAAPAPAQPAPVTPAPAAPSGDDGAYVTPLVRKLASENNVDLGSVKGTGVGGRIRKQDVVAAAEAAKAAAAPAPAAPAAAKAPKVEASPLRGQTVKMTRMRKVIGDNMMKALHSQAQLTSVLEVDITKLMKLRNQAKAAFAAREGVKLSPMPFFVKAAAQALKAHPVVNARINEDEGTITYFDSENIGIAVDAEKGLMTPVIKGAGDLNIAGIAKKTAELAGKARGGGLTPDDMSGATFTISNTGSRGALFDTVIVPPNQAAILGIGATVRRPVVIDHPDLGETIAVRDMTYLSLSYDHRLVDGADAARYLTSVKAILEAGEFEVELGL; encoded by the coding sequence ATGTCGGTTTCCGTAACCCTTCCGGCGCTCGGCGAGAGCGTCACCGAGGGCACTGTCACCCGTTGGCTGAAGGCCGAGGGCGAGCGCGTCGAGGCCGACGAGCCGTTGCTCGAGGTCTCGACCGACAAGGTCGACACCGAGATCCCCGCCCCCGCGTCCGGCGTCCTGGCCTCCATCAAGGTCGCCGAGGACGAGACCGTCGAGGTCGGCGCCGAGCTGGCCGTCATCGACGACGGCTCGGGCGCTCCGGCCGAGGCCGCGGCTCCGGCCGCCGAGCCCGCCGCCACCCCGGCCCCGCAGGCCGAGGAGGCGCCCACGGCCCCGTCGACCGAGACCGAGGCTCCGGCCCAGGCCCCGACCGCCGAGGCGACCACCGGCGGTTCGTCCGCCGAGGGCACCGACGTCACCCTCCCCGCGCTCGGCGAGAGCGTCACCGAGGGCACCGTCACCCGCTGGCTCAAGGAGGTCGGCGAGGAGGTGGCCGAGGACGAGCCGCTGCTCGAGGTCTCCACGGACAAGGTCGACACCGAGATCCCCGCCCCGGTCGCGGGTGTGCTGCTGGAGATCGTGGTCGGCGAGGACGAGACCGCCGAGGTCGGCGCCAAGCTCGCCGTCATCGGCGCCCCGGGCGCGGCTCCGGCCGCCGCTCCGGCGCAGCCCGCGGCCCCGGCCCAGGAGGCCCCGAAGGCCGAGGCACCCAAGGCCGAGGCGCCGAAGCAGGAGGCGCCGAAGCAGGAGGCCCCCGAGGCTCCCGCCCCGGCTCCGGCCGCCCCGGCTCCGGCCCAGGCCCCGTCGGCTCCGGCCGCTCCGGCTCCGGCGCAGCCCGCCCCCGTCACCCCGGCACCGGCCGCGCCCTCCGGTGACGACGGCGCGTACGTCACGCCGCTGGTCCGCAAGCTCGCGTCCGAGAACAACGTGGACCTGGGCTCGGTCAAGGGCACCGGCGTCGGTGGCCGTATCCGCAAGCAGGACGTCGTCGCCGCCGCGGAGGCCGCCAAGGCCGCCGCTGCTCCGGCCCCGGCCGCTCCGGCCGCCGCCAAGGCGCCGAAGGTGGAGGCCTCCCCGCTGCGCGGTCAGACGGTCAAGATGACCCGGATGCGCAAGGTCATCGGCGACAACATGATGAAGGCCCTGCACTCGCAGGCCCAGCTGACCTCGGTCCTCGAGGTCGACATCACCAAGCTGATGAAGCTGCGCAACCAGGCCAAGGCCGCGTTCGCCGCCCGCGAGGGCGTCAAGCTGTCCCCGATGCCGTTCTTCGTGAAGGCGGCGGCCCAGGCGCTGAAGGCCCACCCGGTCGTCAACGCCCGGATCAACGAGGACGAGGGCACCATCACGTACTTCGACTCGGAGAACATCGGCATCGCCGTGGACGCCGAGAAGGGTCTGATGACCCCGGTCATCAAGGGTGCGGGCGACCTGAACATCGCCGGTATCGCCAAGAAGACCGCCGAGCTGGCGGGCAAGGCGCGCGGTGGCGGCCTGACGCCGGACGACATGTCCGGCGCCACCTTCACCATCAGCAACACCGGTTCGCGCGGCGCCCTGTTCGACACCGTCATCGTGCCGCCGAACCAGGCCGCCATCCTGGGCATCGGCGCGACGGTCCGCCGTCCCGTGGTCATCGACCACCCGGACCTCGGCGAGACCATCGCGGTGCGCGACATGACGTACCTCTCGCTCTCCTACGACCACCGTCTGGTGGACGGCGCGGACGCCGCCCGCTACCTGACGTCGGTCAAGGCGATCCTGGAGGCGGGTGAGTTCGAGGTCGAGCTCGGCCTCTGA
- a CDS encoding GntR family transcriptional regulator, with amino-acid sequence MTPPVVHSLREQIREHIVEGIVSGRWKPGERIVERRIATELEVSQTPVREALRELETLRLIESAPNKGVRVRSLTAADLEESYPVRAGLEQIAAELAAPRLGQDCSALEPHVAALYEADRLADGEAQVRHTVGFHREMVRAAGNAVLLHTWEGLGIEVFTALSIRWLGTVQKSYAEEHQALIDAFLAEDPRIGALVKAHVLGCAPRA; translated from the coding sequence ATGACCCCGCCCGTCGTCCACTCGCTGCGCGAACAGATCCGCGAGCACATCGTGGAGGGGATCGTCAGCGGGCGCTGGAAGCCGGGTGAGCGGATCGTGGAGCGCCGTATCGCCACCGAGCTGGAGGTCAGCCAGACCCCGGTGCGCGAGGCGCTGCGTGAGCTGGAGACGCTCCGGCTGATCGAGTCGGCCCCCAACAAGGGCGTCCGGGTCCGCAGTCTGACCGCCGCCGACCTGGAGGAGAGCTATCCGGTCCGGGCCGGCCTGGAGCAGATCGCGGCCGAGCTGGCGGCCCCCCGGCTCGGCCAGGACTGCTCGGCGCTGGAGCCGCACGTGGCCGCGTTGTACGAGGCGGACCGGCTGGCCGACGGCGAGGCCCAGGTGCGGCACACGGTCGGCTTCCACCGGGAGATGGTGCGGGCCGCCGGGAACGCGGTGCTGCTGCACACCTGGGAGGGGCTGGGCATCGAGGTGTTCACGGCGCTGTCCATCCGCTGGCTGGGCACGGTGCAGAAGTCGTACGCGGAGGAGCACCAGGCGCTCATCGACGCGTTCCTCGCCGAGGACCCGCGGATCGGGGCCCTGGTGAAGGCCCATGTGCTCGGGTGCGCGCCCCGCGCGTGA